The Gaiellales bacterium genomic sequence GCAGGAAGGCCAGCAGGCCGATGCCGATCCCGACCAGGATCTGGGCCATCTTCTGGATGCCCTCCAGATGCGGCCAGCCGGGGTGGTAGTCGGGCAGCGTCCAGATCGACATGGGCGTGATGCGGTCCGCCTGATAGGCCAGCGTTCGGTCCCAGAAGAGCACGAACCCGCGCCGCTCGAAGGCCAGCATGACCAGCAGCAGCCCGCTCGCCACGGCGAAGCCGAGCAGTGTCGCCCACCGGCTGCGCAGGCCCGCGAACACCGGCAGCATGGCCAGGGGGGCCAGCTTGGTGAACCCGGCCACGGCCAGCAGCGCACCGCGCACGGCCGGGATCGAGAGCGCCGCCAGCGTCCAGGCCACGGCGGCGCCCACCAGGCCGTCGTTGGCGTTCATGTTGAGGGTGTAGGCGGTGAACGGGTTGGCGGCCCAGGCGAATGCCATCAGCACGCCGATGCGGGCCGAACGCAGCCGCCAGCCGGCCACGAACAGCCCCACCACGGCCAGGATGTCGAAGGCTGACGCCGCCACGTGCGCCGCCGGCAGCGAATCCCAGCGGCCACTCCAGCCGATCGCGGCGACGGCCGGCACGTAGGCCAGGTACACGGTCGGCCCGTAGGTGTCGCCGTTGCCGATCGGAGACTCGCAGCGGCCGTCGGGCTGCACGTACCCGACCGGGTCGCCGTTGGCATAATCGCCACCGCAGGGAGTCCCCTGCGGCTGCGGGAAGTGGCCGTAGGGCACCTGCCCGTGCAGGATCCGGGAGGCGCCCACCACGCCGGCGTAGCCGACGTCGATGACGTTCGAGTCCTGGTTGTTGAGGCCCAGCCGGAAGCCCATCAGCGCGAACACCAGGCCCACCAGCACCAGCATGTGCC encodes the following:
- a CDS encoding glycosyltransferase family 87 protein, translated to MLAVAVLWVAPSVAMAGQPPKPSYTPAQAIAVMSSDPAVGAIRASHPRSFFEASFVAADRTWRVRLVGGPKGHPVLASFAIVDGLGTVLTRSITGSPGPPHLTAGKAAAIAAAQPRIRDWLAQYRHAVRQTSLGDNRVWTVTWTVGTDQVAEVHVPDTTGRPSDVWTGPQVGWMMTRGLKDAYGRKVVDPWVLGAMCLIFLGGLVDWRRLRSLRTLDMLMLLSFVCSLIFFDRGQVFVSTPLQYPPMLYLAARMIMISRSRAPRRIEVGERHMLVLVGLVFALMGFRLGLNNQDSNVIDVGYAGVVGASRILHGQVPYGHFPQPQGTPCGGDYANGDPVGYVQPDGRCESPIGNGDTYGPTVYLAYVPAVAAIGWSGRWDSLPAAHVAASAFDILAVVGLFVAGWRLRSARIGVLMAFAWAANPFTAYTLNMNANDGLVGAAVAWTLAALSIPAVRGALLAVAGFTKLAPLAMLPVFAGLRSRWATLLGFAVASGLLLVMLAFERRGFVLFWDRTLAYQADRITPMSIWTLPDYHPGWPHLEGIQKMAQILVGIGIGLLAFL